AAAGGTGAACGCAGCGGGTGCTTTGTTATAGTCAGCTAGCATAGCTCCCGAGCATCACCAGCTGCACACCCCGCCGCTAGCTGAGCATGTTTTCCATTTGCAGGTCGGTCCCGATGCAGACTGACCTGCTAATCACCTGTCTGACCGAGTGAAACCACCGGACTGTCCCCGGACAGCAGCCAGATGGGGGCAGCTTGTCAACAGGCCGCATAGCACAGGAGGCAGACAGCCAGACAGCTGTGCTCTGCAGTGACGCCTGTCCcgacactgaacacaacacacacgtcTCCTTAGCTCAGTAACAAGCGACGACAACTTACTGTTCACTGTCCTGACCGTGTCTTAGTCCCCTCCGCTGGTCTTCTGgtggaaaatgtatttaagctAGCTGGTGTTTTGCTCCCAGATGCTTTGCTGAACTCTTTTGAGCAACCGCGTCACTTCCGGGTAGCGTCACGTGATCgcgtgtaaaaaaaaaaataaaataaaatatttttttctttaatggcTACTTTTTCCTGAAAAATATACGGTAACGAGTATTTTTTTTCGTCTGAACACATCAAAGAATTTTCCCTGATTTTTTAAACACAAGAACGATTTCTAACACgattaaaaaatgaaactgaaataaCAAAAATTGTCAGATAAAATTATTTACTCGTAAACACTGccattattatttcataatgtattatatatttatttttaggcTGTTTTTCTTCACCACAGAGTTGCTACAGTTTGACATTACAACAATGTAAGGTTAAATATCCTACACTGCAACATCCGTGAGCTCATTATTATGTCTGGCCTGCGGTCCTtgcaggcaaaaaaaaatatttaaatttagcAAGGGCTTCCGTTTATCTAACAACGTATAAATACGTAATTCAGCTAATGTAGCTTTACACCTAATTTAAACAATGCTTATGCAAATTAGTTTCTGAGTTAATTCAACAGCAATACAATAAGTGTCTTTGCTCTTCCAGGACCTTGACGCATCGTTTCCATTCAGCCATTGAACTGGGAAGAGTAGGGTCCATACTGTTGTGGTTTTACTGCGACCTATATGTTGACTTTACAGGTAAAATGTCGCTATTGAACTTATATTAGGAACCATTCTGCGGTGTAAGGTGAAACTATTCGCTCGACTGGTGTCGTTGGTGAGGTGTAGGGGCATAATGTCTGGAGCGGCCGGTGGAGGAGGAGGCTCCTCCTGTCAGGGTGCAGCAGCGGCAGCCAGTTGCAGCTCCGCCGGCTCACCCTACGCTGCTGCAGCCGGGGGAGGCGTAGGAGTGGCCGGGAGGCTGCCAGCTCGGGTCCTGGAGcatgttttttcatatttggaGCTCTCCGACTTAATGCGTTGTGCATTGGTGTGCTGGCACTGGAACAATATCCTGGCGGATGAAAACAGCGAGGTGTGGCGCAGCCTCTGCAGCCGGACTTTGAGCGATGAAGCTCTGCGTTCTGACATCCTGTGCAACCTGCCCACCTACAGAGGAAAAGTAGGTCTATCAACATACCGATGTTGTCTCGGGGTTGGGAGAACTGTGATTAATGACGAACCCCCTTGAAAAATCTGGCTGTTACAGTGCTACCTTTGTTCTGCAATCACCTTCGCGTGACGTGACTGATAGTGTGGTAAACAGCTCACTGTCTTCAGGGTGAATCCATAAGCTGCAGTGCTACATGCCAGAATAGCTCAGAGATGCATAGAATATCATttgcaaacaaaaaacaagtcatGTACAAAGTAAATGCGCATGTTTGCTGAAGCCCAAATTAAATTGGTAGATTTTGAAATGGGGTTTGGTGTAAGGATTTAGCAGGGTGAAAGGTGTTGTTTAATTGCCATTAATTCACACTACGTCATGGAAGTCAACTTTATTACAGAGGTTACTATTAGTGTTTATTATTGCATAACTGGGGGAATGAATGGAACTGCCTGTAGGAAGATCTTAAATCATTTATCTCAAGAAGCCATAATCATATACTTACAAAACTACTTCTGAAAGACCTTATAGAAGCTCTGAGCTCCAGAGACCTGATTGGTGCAACACATTCAGTCCTGCATGGTAGAAAAGCCAAAGTTCATGACCCTTTCTCACCTTGTTTACACATCTATATATAGGATATGTTTCCCAGATCTTTAGAGTTCACCAACAACTACAGTTGGAGGGCTTTCCTTTTAACTCGACAGCAGCACCCAGCACTAccaaaatatgattttattttatgtttttgcacTGTTATATATAATTTAACAGCAGCATCTTTCATACCCAAATGTCTGTTCACTGTCCCTGTCCGATCTCCCTCTGCAGCTCAAGGCCTTTCAACACGCTCTGAGCTCCCACGACTGCTCCCGCAACGTTTACGTGAAGAAGAACGGCTTCACCCTGCACCGCAACCCCATCGCCCAGAGCACGGACGGGGCACGTGGAAAGATCGGCTTTTCGGAAGGGAGGCATGCCTGGGAGATCTGGTGGGAAGGCCCTCTGGGCACCGTGGCGGTAATAGGCCTCGCCACAAAGCGGGCGTCCATGCAGTGCCAGGGCTACGTGGCCCTGCTGGGTAGCGATGACCAGAGTTGGGGCTGGAACCTGGTCGACAACAACCTGCTTCATAACGGGGAGGTCAGTGGGAATTTCCCACAGTGTAACAATGCGCCAAAATATCAGGTAGGAGCTGGAGCCACACGTGTGTGTACCTTCATCAGATTTTGAGCAATCCAAAAATAATGTGTGGAGTTAATGAATGTACGTTTGTGTGTCCACAGATCGGGGAGAGAATACGTGTGATTCTAGACATGGATGACAAGACGTTAGCATTTGAAAGGGGTTTTGAGTTTCTTGGAATAGCGTTTCGTGGACTGCCCAAAGCTTGCCTGTTCCCCGCTGTCTCCGCAGTGTACGGCAACACTGAAGTCACCATGGTGTACCTGGGGAAACCTCTAGATGGCTAGAAACAAAGTTACTCGTGCCACCATTAAATCCAACAGGCTAGTGGAATGTTCAGGACTTTTTCTGTCAACAGACTGCCAACTCTGTTCGGAGTCCAGGGGTTCATGTTCCTTCCAAGCCGAAtaactgttcacacacacaaacagaactgTTCGCATTTCTACTACAGCCCATCATAAGGAGTCAGTTTTTAGACTGGACAAACTACAGGGAAAAGGAATGTGCCCAGTCCGTTTCTGTATCATCGTGGAAGTGTCCACTTTTACAATTTAGCTGCTGGACTGTTTTATTTACAGGATAGGGGAACGTTATTTAATGTCATGGGATTCAGGCTCACAGCGCCGAACGTTCACTTGAGATTTTATGTCTGCTTAAACGAGGCCAAAACTGTTCTTAACTGTGGCAAATACTTTAAGACGTAATTTAACAAGTGAAACAGTAGTTGTCATCGATAGTTATCTGTTGTACTGTTTGAATTAACTGAAACAGCTCATTGTGAATTAGCACAGTTTAACTATGATCAACGACTGGATTATTATTATGGTTATATGCCAAATCAATGTGAGCTGATGTTAATATTTTGCTTTAGGCAAACACAGAGGACGTGCGGACCAGGCGCATGCATGTGCATGGATACTGGGGTATGGACCGTAACACCTGACCTTTTAATATACCTGTCCAGTAATGGTGGAAACTATACCTGTATCATGTTAATGTGTGTCCTCGTTAATGTGCTACCGTAGTATTACacactatttattttttgttttatctatGGTACTAGAGATTCTGTATAAGGCCTGAAAATAAAGTCTACATGGTGCCACTCTTACAGTAAATATGGTTTGATGTTTGCCTCATGCACAGCGGTCCAATAACACCAtgtgtttccagccagaatGCTGCAAGATGATTTTAAGTAAAGCTCTGGATCACGTAGATGCTTGAACCCAAATCTAGATCTCTAAAATGTATGATTTTGAATTTATCACATGAGCTGgagttgtcccttgtcaccgaTCCTGTTTGttatattcatggacaggatctcgaggtgcagccggggggaggaaggggtctaGTTTgtggacctcagaattgcatctgcttttttgcagatgatgtggttctgttagcttcatcacaccatgaccttCAGTCGGCACTGTGGCtgtttgcagccaagtgtgaagaggtcaggatgagagtcagcacctccaagtctgaggccatggttctctgctggaaagtggtggattgccccctctgggttgggagtgagttactgccctAAGCGAAGGAATTCTTGGGGTATCTCGgagtcttgttcacgagtgaaggtagaatggagcgtgagatggatcggcagtttggttcggtgtctgcagtgatgcgggtgctgcgctggaccattgtggtgaagagggagctgagccagaaggcgaagctttcgatttactggtccatctgcgtcccaaccctcacctatggtcatgagctctgggtagtgaccaaaagaatgagattgcagatacaagcggccgaaatgagtttcctctgtggggtggctgggctcagccttagagataggtgAGGAGTTCAGACATCTAGAGGGAGCTCTGAGTAGAGCCACTGCGCCTTAGCGTCGAAAGAGGTCAGTTGAGGttgttcaggcatctgatcgggatacctcctgggcgcctcctgtttgaggtgtttcgggcacgtcccactggtaggaggccccgggccagacccagaacatgctggaaggattgcatatctcatctggcctgggaacaccttggggtcccccaggaggagctggaaagcgttgctggggagagagatgtctggggtgctttgcttggcctgctgcccccacgacctggcCCAGAGAAGCAGATGAAAACGGATGGATGAACATGAGCTGATGTATAAATGGTTCCTCAAGCTGgaaacagggctgtttttcttAGTTTGGGAGATCCAGTACCTGTTATATCACAGGACAGCAGATACTTGTGTATAAATGCAGTAGCGGTTGTAAGCTATTGGTCTGTGTAGAAAGTTAAGAATGCAAAAGACACATCCAAAATACAAGAGTAACCATGCATTATATAAACTGTTATTTTTAATGAGGTGTAAATGAAGTGAACAATAACATACGCAGTTCATAGTGTACTCCACATAAAGTGACTGCATGAAAAGCAAAGCAAATCAAGGCTTTCCTTTCAGCTTTAAATAGCTGAGCTGTGTGTATTCACTACGTGAGGATCAGAGCTGTACTACTTAAAAAGAATCAGTGTTCAGCAGTCATCTCTTCCTGGATCAATAAAAGTGTAGAAATGGAAGTATATTTCAGTTACAGCTTCAAACATCAGCTATTAAGGGGCACAATAAAACCACTCTGAGACTGATGGCATTTCTATTTTA
This is a stretch of genomic DNA from Epinephelus fuscoguttatus linkage group LG21, E.fuscoguttatus.final_Chr_v1. It encodes these proteins:
- the fbxo45 gene encoding F-box/SPRY domain-containing protein 1; amino-acid sequence: MSGAAGGGGGSSCQGAAAAASCSSAGSPYAAAAGGGVGVAGRLPARVLEHVFSYLELSDLMRCALVCWHWNNILADENSEVWRSLCSRTLSDEALRSDILCNLPTYRGKLKAFQHALSSHDCSRNVYVKKNGFTLHRNPIAQSTDGARGKIGFSEGRHAWEIWWEGPLGTVAVIGLATKRASMQCQGYVALLGSDDQSWGWNLVDNNLLHNGEVSGNFPQCNNAPKYQIGERIRVILDMDDKTLAFERGFEFLGIAFRGLPKACLFPAVSAVYGNTEVTMVYLGKPLDG